The Hordeum vulgare subsp. vulgare chromosome 7H, MorexV3_pseudomolecules_assembly, whole genome shotgun sequence DNA window TTCGTGCTCTCTATATGACTTGGACATGGTCTTTGCAATGAAATCGGCCGGGGGCCATCTTGCCCAAGAACAAAGACTTGGGTTAATTTTTCTATACACGTCCGacgtttttttatttatttattttgctggTGTTTCATGGCTCACTACTTGACCATACATGTGGCATTTCACATTTGCATGAAAACTCCTCCCTCCTCACTCATTTTCCTTTATTCCATTGGAGTTTCCAACATGATGGACACCTGACTTAGAGCATCTACACACGGACGCCTCAAATGACCCCTTATACGCACGCGGACGTGTGggagagaaaaggaaagaaaatgatTCAACTGGATCCCTGGTATCATCCCTATACGTGGGGGCTGTCCGCCAACCCTCATGTCCATCTCCGTTGACGGTTATTATGACGGTGGAAGGGAATTTAGATCCCACCATGGACTACAAGATATGAAACTTTCAAGGGCGCTCATATTCATTGCTGAGTTTGCCTTTTTTTATAGTTCACATTTCGTAACGTGTTTCAACTTGAGCTTTCGCATGACAGTAGGGCATCAATCTCTTAACATCATGTGTTTTTCTTATTAGAATTTTTAAAACTTTCAAATGTGGTTTTCAAACCGAATGATGTTTGATCGATGAGGACCAAGTGCTTCCTTGTAATGGCAGAGCTATGTAGGCTCCTTGAGGGTTgtgccccccccccacccccccctcTTCCAACattgaacccccccccccccccccccaaaaaaaaccaTTGTATTTTACGTTTCGTCCCTCATCTATTTTTGTCTAGCTTCATCGCTGCTTCCTTGCTCGCCGGATACCTTCGGGCTACTATGAACAATGTTTGACCGACTTAAGCAGGGAAAGACGGAGTGCACCATTCTTATTCTTAAGTAAAATGCTAAACAAAGGCAAACTGCCACCGACTACAAGATGTGAAACTAACACAAATGATTAAGTCGACTTCTTGTACAGTAACACGTTCTAGGATTGATAAATATCCTCGTGCTACAATAATGCACATGTAGACGCGATGACACCGTGCCCCTAATCTCATTGTCCCAGTCATGGAGGGCCACCGCCGCGACCCAATGACCAGCGAAGTCCATCTCCCCTCCATGATTGTCCTTCACCGGATCCGCCCCGTTGCGCTCTGTGCCAACGCGACGAATGTAGGCCGCGGCGTCTCTTTCCTTGGATACCCAACTTATATAATACGTAGAATGCAAATCAATCTGTGGTTGGATAATAAAGAGGACGACGATGTCTTCAGCCCATCACGGTTCAAATCATAATGCTCGTGTGAtttttaaatttatttatttCATAATTTTTTGGCGATGCAAGAAAACCGCCATGGTTGTCATACGGGGCGGCATACGATGGGGAGCAGCCTCGCCGGCCGTTGACCCCGTTGACCCAGGAGACGACACGTACACGTACCAGCGCTCTCGGGGCCCCACGCGCCAGCGGCGGGAGCGGGCGTGCCCCCCTCGTCATCGCAGGAGCCGAGAAATTCGGCATATATCGTCTCCGTCCCTCTCAAACTGAAAGTGAAATCAAGAAACTTGAGTGGAGCAACAGcaactccctccctccctcgctcggcggtgcttcttcttcttcctccccgtcgtcgtcgccatccCAGCACACCTTCCTCCCCgcttccctcctccttccttctaggCTTCTTGGCTTCTTCTTCCCGCTTGCTCGCTCTCCCCCGGCCGGATTGCAACTGCTTCTTGGCTCTGCGGTTGGTTCTTGCTGCAGGGTCGCCAGCTTCCCCGTCGCGCACGGCGGTCCTCCCTCCGCGAGCGATGGGGAACTGCGCCAGCGCCATGGACGGCCTCATCCCGTGGGGCTGGGGCGGCGCCAAGGCCGCCAATCCCGCAGGTACCCGCTCCGATGCCAACCGCACCGCCCCCATCCATCGatcttcttttatttatttattgcccAGGCCCCTTCCATGTGACAATATTTTTTTTTATCTTAGTCTATGGGCTTCTCGACTCCTCTACTGACTGATATCGATTTCTTCACAAATCTATGCGCTCCATTTTtctcaacaaaaataaataaatctgcAGCAATCTCTGTGGCCAACTTGATGGTGGTATCCTTGACTACTAGCACTAGTCATCCTCTCCATGCTGCCACTACTGTATTGGAAGAGTGCATACTTCACCAATACTTATATGATTGTGTGCATGGGATAGGAACCAACTGGGTCAACTTGTGTGCACATGTGGCTGCAATCAATCCAACCTTGGAATCATTTCGATTGCCCAAATCAATTCTGTTGATTGCTGCGTGCCAACAACCAAGTGCAGATTAATTTTTTTCCTCAACTCTGCTTCACTTGTTtgttttcttcattcctgtcatgAATAATTACTACTAAAAGATCAAATGCATTTCTTCAGTACCTGAGTAATTCACAGCATCAAGTGCATTGGTGAATTTACAGAACACAAGAAAAAGTACCCATACTTGTTAATTGTGTATGCGTAGGGATGTCTGCATCGAAGAGGACCACgagctcctccaccaccgccacaACAGGGAAGCTCTCGACGGTCAGCACCAGCACCTTCATGGCGTCGACGGTCAGCGGCGGCAGCACCGACGACGGCTACGTGGAGGACGGCCACATCCTCGAGTCCCCGAACCTCAGGATCTTCACCTTCGCGGAGCTGAGGAGCGCCTGCAAGAACTTCAAGCCTGAGACGGTGCTCGGTGAGGGCGGGTTCGGGAAGGTCTACAAGGGATGGATTGATGTGAACCCGGCCAAGGGCAGCACCGCCATGGTGGTCGCCGTCaagaagctcaaccccgagagcGTGCAGGGAATGGAGCAATGGCAGGTGATTGTGATCCTGATGAATTGGTTAACTTTGTATTTGTTTTCTACTTCAACGAATTTCAGTGATACGATCTTTTTTTCTAAATGGTGCTTTCGGTATATAGGCAGATTTCAGTTTTCCTACAATCGTTAAAAGTTACTGATAGTGTTGCCATATTTAGTTTTACTCAAGTTGCAATTGCCACATTTTCATGCTTGTGGCCAAGTGGAGAATGCTGGACCTTTGCATTATTTGCCATGGCCAGACTACTCTGGTTGCTTGTTTTTTTGTGTATACTCGAATACTAGTCATTGAAAATTATTATATTTATGGCCTTCTTGTCCAGTACTGTTACTAATTATTGGCAAAATAGGATCTCcatgtttcattttttttattgctATAATCAGTACCACTCTCTTAGATTATCCTTATGTGTTTTTGTGCATATTCCAATACTCTGCTCTCACTAGTTATTGCCCACTTCATATTTATGCTAATTCTTGACAAGTACTGGTACTGCTTATTGGCAGACAGTAGGAATTTCTATTACGGCTGTTGCTTTCATTTTATTTAGTTATTTATGTATTGCTAATTCTGGAAGTCGTGCCGGATCTCTAAGATTTTCATTATGCGTTTCTctaaaaatgaattttttttatgCAGTCTGAAGTGAATTTCCTTGGGAGAATTTCACACCCCAACCTCGTCAGACTGTTGGGCTACTGCATGGAGGACAACGAGCTACTACTCGTGTACGAGTTCATGGCCAAGGGGAGCTTGGAGAACCACCTCTTCAGAAGTGAGTCTTCTTTCGGCAGCCGATGACCTTTTTCGAACAATAAATATCTGAAATAGCGCTCCTTTTGTCAAACTGTTTTTCCTCTTTATGCCGACTTGGTCCGCAGAGTAGCACGCCTTGCAGATGCTGGTTAAACTGCGACATCGCTTTCgtcgcatattatatatcaagcaCCATAGTCCATAGTGCTATACAACTAACGACTAGCACTtttcaagggcacgagcatcgacTAAATTGTCTGAACCTAGCCAAattcttgctgctgctgctgccttcCATCATTCTTTCCAGGTCAATTTGCAATAGAGGGTCAAAAGTAGAACTCAGATTTTTTTTTTGGGTTTACCTCGTCTACTTTTTGCTTACCTGGTGAAATATTATTTGTGATCAAATTTCTCATTTAGCTCGGTTTTGGTACTAACTCGTAAACATCATCAGGAGGGGCCATCTATGAGCCACTGCCTTGGAGCCTCAGGCTGAAGATTCTCATCGGTGCAGCTCGTGGCCTCGCCTTCCTTCATTCGTCCGAAAAGCAGATTATCTACCGGGACTTCAAGGCGTCCAATATCCTATTAGATTCAGTATGTATTATTGATGAATATCCTATCAATCACTAACAAACTTTTGTACCTGAACAATACCTGATCAAGCCTTCAACCATGTCATGTTCAGCATTTCAACCCGAAACTGTCAGACTTTGGATTGGCCAAGCATGGCCCAGATGATGGGGAGTCTCATGTGACAACACGAGTCATGGGCACGTACGGGTACGCCGCTCCGGAGTATGTTTCAACCGGTATGTTTTTCATTTGACCCCTCATGCTAGCAGTCACATTACAAACTAACAATGTGCATCATCTATTCCTACCACTGACAAACACTGACCATCATCCATGCTAGGCCACCTGTACGTGAAGAGTGATGTGTATGGCTTCGGCGTCGTGCTGCTCGAGATTCTCTGCGGCCTGAGGGCGCTGGACCCGAGCCGCCCCAGTGAGAAGCTCAACCTGGTGAACTGGGCGAAGCCGCTCCTGTCGGACCGTAGGAGACTGACCCAGCTGATGGACAGCCGGCTCGAGGGGCAGTACCATGCCAGAGGGGCCTTCCGCGCCGCTCAGCTCACTCTTAAATGCCTGGCCGGCGAGCCCAAGAGCCGGCCGTCCATGAAGGAGGTCGTCGAGGCGCTCGAGCAGATCGAGGCAATGAAGAGCAAGTCGAAGTCGAGGGAGGCTCGACGAGACAGCCCGTCGATGGCGCGTGGCCGTGGGAACTCGCCAAGGAGTGACGGCTCTAGGACCAACTCTAGGGGCAGATGATCGATCAGGAGTGTGTATAGGTATGTAACAATGTAACTGATATCCATTTGGAGAATGTAAAGgtagaccaccaccaccacaccattgTTTCCCGTTGTCAtgacgaagtttgcaccgatcaTGACGGTCAATGTAATAGTGTAGCGATATACGGAGATATTTAGCTGTTGCCATACTCGCACGCATGAATTCAATGATTTTTTGCACTGAAATGCCATGGGTTGGTTGCATTGCATCAGGTTGCACTAAGAACAGCATCCAGTCATTATCAGTTATATAGTGCCAACAACATGGTTCTGTACAAGTGCTGAATTTCAATACATCTTCTATTCTGACAAAATCAAACATTCGAATAATTTCATTGCCAGAAAGATTTCACCACTCAATTTTCCTTTCCTTAAACATTTCTGGTTGGATATTTTTAGTTTAGTTGCTGAAAATCATGAGACCGAAAGTGATGATGAACTTTCAAACATGGTTCTGTTGAAGTGCTGAAGTTCTGTACATTTTTCTGCTCTGAAGAAAGCAAACCTTTGAATCATTGCCTGAAAGATCTTAACAATCTTGCTTTCACCAAGCATTTTCTGGCTGGATTTTTCGTCGCGGTCAAGATTTAGTTTTGCTGCCGAAAAAGTATTTCTTCAGATCATGAGACAGAAAGTGATGGTGGACTTTTACTTGCTGCTAGCTGCTACAGATTACTCCTGGATGAAGCTGGTTAAAGTGCTAGACTGATCCAAAGTTCTTCAGAACAATTTAGGCACCCTTTCACTTTCCCTTTCCTTTGTTTTCTCCTAGTGGGAAGCTCACTAACAAAGCCAATCTCATTATCAAATAAGGAGCTTTCTTCAGTGGGTAGAAATGATTTGAGGACACTCAGAGGATCAAATCAAGCTTTGATGCCTTCCTTGCAAATAAAAATGGGAATATGATACTGCACTATGGAAAAGGCTGGTCAAAAATGTTGGAACTTGGTTGGAACTGTACCTACCTGTAGTTTgctctttcttttttctcttttcctgACTTATCTCAAGCCTGTTTGTATATAACCTTTTATTTTGCATAAAGTTATAAACATTGCAGTGGGTTTTTTACCCCACTGTTTTGCTTCCAAAAAAAATATATGCCTACCTGTGTGTGTCATCACAGCAAAAAAGATTTGTCTACATCGACATGGTTCATTACTCATATGCGGTTTCAAAGAAAATGCACCGTTAATATTCAGGTTTCTATAAAACAAAAATTAAGCTGTCGAAGTCGACCTTTTTAGAAACTTGTAAGAGTAACATCTTTTCAACTGAAAAGCATAGTTAAATTTACACATTTTTTTTAGGGAAACAAGATTACATGGCCCTATTTACATGTATACTAGTCCGAGAATGACACAAACTTATTTATATCCTTAAAAAAGCAGCTTGCAACCCCAAGTAGATTAGCCAGAGGGCATTGGCGAAATGCGTAACATATATGTTGATTGGTACGGACACGTGTCGTTTGAGGATGCACATGGAGTCACAAGATATCAACTATCAGTCGATGGGTTGAGGGTTGAGGGGAAACTCCACCACAAGTCAATGGTTTGACGAGGCGCCACATTTGACACAATGAAGGGGAAATCCTTAGGAAGGAAAGCATCCCTTTTTTGAACCGGGACGGCAAAGTTGACAAAGGGTTGCAAGGTCATGCCCTTTGAAATTAGGATGCGGACCTAAAGCGTGAGCCACAAGAAGAGATTGTACTCAGGGCATAAAATATTATATCAAAGTAATAGGGCGTGCTCCGCGGGACGACTAAACATGATGACTAAAGTATTCTATCAAAGTACAGGTTGTGCTCCATCGAGGCAACTAGACAATGATGACTAAAATATTTGTAACGAATGAAAAAGGAATGGAATCAACTCATTTCTTCAttgatcatcaatagggtatttaTACATGGATTGCCGCCTCTTAGCAGCGTCGGTTACAAGAGAGAGGACGTCCGTAGGAGGCGTCTGTTGCGTGGAGGCGCCTGTTCGGGGTGAACAGGCGCCTGTTACACTTGATAGCGTCCGTACGGGACGGTATGGTTTTGGGCAGAAAGTTAACTGCCATAGGCAGTTAATATCTAatcctaacactcccccttgCACAAAACTACGTCTTGTATGTCTTGTATCCTTGTATAATCTTGAGAATATACCATGTAGTCTTGATGATCT harbors:
- the LOC123412634 gene encoding probable serine/threonine-protein kinase PIX13, which codes for MGNCASAMDGLIPWGWGGAKAANPAGMSASKRTTSSSTTATTGKLSTVSTSTFMASTVSGGSTDDGYVEDGHILESPNLRIFTFAELRSACKNFKPETVLGEGGFGKVYKGWIDVNPAKGSTAMVVAVKKLNPESVQGMEQWQSEVNFLGRISHPNLVRLLGYCMEDNELLLVYEFMAKGSLENHLFRRGAIYEPLPWSLRLKILIGAARGLAFLHSSEKQIIYRDFKASNILLDSHFNPKLSDFGLAKHGPDDGESHVTTRVMGTYGYAAPEYVSTGHLYVKSDVYGFGVVLLEILCGLRALDPSRPSEKLNLVNWAKPLLSDRRRLTQLMDSRLEGQYHARGAFRAAQLTLKCLAGEPKSRPSMKEVVEALEQIEAMKSKSKSREARRDSPSMARGRGNSPRSDGSRTNSRGR